In Rheinheimera sp. MM224, one DNA window encodes the following:
- a CDS encoding undecaprenyl-phosphate glucose phosphotransferase, which translates to MNTHTSFKAEDSGFCFLNRLFDIVAIGAALYLSLKLYGEVVTTSYIMLYFTVMAVYLYTAESVQLYRSWRISTLTSNVALVVLCLFVAFSLMLAITFALKSTASYSRVILVGWFSLALCYTTVWRVAARMIKNTLHKKGYSIRRVAVIGCTANAKRLINEITSKPELGLQFCSVYDDREADRLPECGKALSGKIDECVESARNGAFDKLYITLPLSADKRIAEIIQRLGDTTVDVHIVPDFLLYNLMHARLGTIGDVETLSVFESPYYGAHDWLKRSFDVTVSSIALLLLALPMLVIAAAIKITSRGPVFFKQDRYGLDGKAIKVFKFRSMTVQDNGDTVVQAKKGDARVTPLGAVLRRTSLDELPQFINVLRGEMSVVGPRPHAVAHNEQYRKLVAFYMLRHKVKPGITGWAQINGWRGETDSLEKMEKRVEYDLTYIKNWSLWWDTKIVFLTFFRGFTGKNVY; encoded by the coding sequence ATGAACACGCACACAAGTTTCAAGGCGGAAGATAGTGGTTTCTGTTTCCTAAACAGACTCTTCGACATAGTGGCCATAGGTGCAGCTTTGTACCTGAGCCTGAAGCTGTATGGCGAAGTCGTGACGACCAGTTACATTATGCTGTACTTCACTGTAATGGCGGTCTATCTGTATACGGCAGAATCCGTTCAATTATATCGTTCATGGCGCATTAGCACACTGACCAGCAATGTTGCTTTGGTGGTGCTGTGCTTATTTGTTGCCTTTAGTCTGATGCTGGCTATTACCTTTGCATTAAAAAGTACCGCCAGCTACTCAAGGGTCATTCTTGTCGGCTGGTTCAGTCTGGCATTGTGCTACACCACTGTGTGGCGTGTTGCTGCCCGTATGATCAAAAACACCCTGCACAAAAAAGGCTACAGCATCCGTCGTGTTGCCGTTATCGGTTGCACCGCCAATGCCAAGCGCTTAATCAATGAAATCACCAGCAAACCAGAGCTTGGATTACAGTTTTGCAGTGTATACGACGACAGAGAAGCCGATCGCCTGCCTGAATGTGGAAAAGCACTCAGCGGTAAAATTGACGAATGTGTCGAATCAGCCAGAAATGGGGCATTTGATAAGCTTTATATCACCTTGCCTTTATCTGCTGATAAGCGCATCGCTGAAATAATCCAGCGTTTAGGCGATACCACAGTAGATGTCCACATAGTGCCTGACTTCCTGCTGTATAACCTGATGCATGCCAGACTAGGCACTATAGGAGATGTCGAGACGCTGAGCGTATTTGAATCCCCTTACTACGGTGCTCACGACTGGTTAAAACGTTCGTTTGACGTGACGGTAAGCAGTATCGCCTTGTTGTTATTGGCCCTTCCAATGCTAGTGATAGCTGCTGCCATTAAAATCACCAGCCGTGGTCCGGTATTCTTTAAACAAGACCGCTACGGATTGGATGGTAAAGCGATCAAAGTATTCAAGTTTCGCAGTATGACGGTTCAGGACAACGGAGATACTGTTGTTCAGGCTAAAAAAGGCGATGCCCGAGTCACGCCCTTAGGTGCTGTACTAAGACGCACATCACTGGATGAGTTACCGCAGTTTATCAATGTACTCAGAGGTGAAATGTCTGTGGTGGGCCCCCGTCCACATGCGGTAGCGCACAATGAACAGTATAGAAAGCTGGTAGCCTTTTATATGCTCAGACACAAAGTCAAACCAGGTATTACCGGCTGGGCGCAAATTAACGGCTGGCGCGGTGAAACCGACTCGTTAGAGAAGATGGAAAAACGGGTGGAATATGACCTGACGTATATCAAGAACTGGTCACTGTGGTGGGATACAAAAATAGTATTTTTGACCTTCTTTAGAGGGTTTACAGGGAAAAATGTATATTAG
- the trpA gene encoding tryptophan synthase subunit alpha, whose product MQRYQQLFSRLSETKQGAFVPFVTIGDPGLELSFDIIKTLIDAGADALELGIPFSDPIADGPVIQNANIRALAAGVTPAQCFELIGRIRQYNKDIPIGLLLYSNLVMARGIDNFYLQAQQAGVDSILIADVPLHESKLFRNAAMKHDIAPIFIAPPNITDDSLRELASYSRGYTYLLSRAGVTGTETQATMPASTLINQLKEYNSAPTLLGFGISKPEHVKAAIDSGAAGAISGSAIVQIIEKHQHQPDTMLSELSAFVRSMKAAT is encoded by the coding sequence ATGCAACGTTATCAGCAGTTATTCAGCCGCCTTAGCGAGACCAAACAAGGTGCTTTTGTGCCTTTCGTGACTATAGGCGATCCAGGCCTTGAACTGTCTTTTGACATTATCAAAACCTTAATAGATGCAGGCGCCGATGCCTTAGAGCTAGGTATTCCCTTCTCCGACCCTATAGCTGACGGCCCTGTGATCCAAAACGCCAATATCCGCGCTTTGGCCGCTGGTGTGACGCCAGCTCAGTGTTTTGAGCTGATTGGCCGTATTCGTCAGTACAACAAAGACATTCCTATTGGCTTGTTGTTGTACAGCAACCTGGTGATGGCGCGCGGTATAGATAACTTCTATCTGCAGGCACAACAAGCTGGTGTGGATTCCATTCTGATCGCCGATGTGCCACTGCATGAAAGCAAGTTATTCAGAAACGCCGCGATGAAACATGACATAGCACCTATTTTTATCGCGCCGCCAAACATCACAGACGACAGCTTACGTGAACTGGCCTCTTATAGCCGTGGTTACACTTACCTGTTAAGCCGCGCTGGTGTGACAGGCACTGAAACCCAGGCCACTATGCCCGCCAGTACGCTGATTAATCAGTTAAAAGAATACAATTCAGCCCCTACGCTTTTGGGCTTTGGCATTTCCAAACCAGAGCATGTTAAAGCGGCTATTGATAGCGGTGCAGCAGGCGCTATTTCTGGTTCGGCTATAGTGCAAATTATTGAAAAACATCAACATCAGCCAGACACTATGCTCAGTGAACTCTCAGCTTTTGTTCGCAGTATGAAAGCTGCCACCTGA
- the trpB gene encoding tryptophan synthase subunit beta has translation MTKLNLNPYFGDFGGMFVPELLVPALVQLEQAFVDAQQDPAFIAEFQALLKDYAGRPTPLTLCRNVSPNPLAKIYLKREDLLHGGAHKTNQVLGQALLAKRMGKKDIIAETGAGQHGVATALACALLGLNCKIYMGAKDIDRQQPNVFRMKLMGATVIPVTAGSGTLKDAVNEAMRDWSGSYATSHYLLGTAAGPHPFPTIVREFQKMIGEEAKQQILAAEGKLPDAVLACVGGGSNAIGMFADFIKEEGVRLIGIEPGGMGIETHQHGAALSTGSFGILHGAYTAIMQTKDGQIEESYSVSAGLDYPAVGPQHTYLQSIGRAEYVAINDDEALAAFQHLAKSEGIIPALESSHALAHALKMAAAATEPLVLLVNLSGRGDKDLNHVYSIIGEAHIKPNNMADRS, from the coding sequence ATGACTAAATTAAATTTAAACCCTTATTTTGGCGATTTTGGTGGCATGTTTGTGCCTGAGTTGCTGGTCCCTGCGTTAGTGCAGCTGGAGCAGGCTTTTGTAGACGCGCAGCAGGATCCGGCTTTTATTGCTGAATTTCAGGCGCTGCTGAAAGACTACGCCGGTCGCCCTACCCCTTTAACTTTATGCCGTAATGTATCACCTAACCCACTGGCAAAAATTTACTTAAAACGTGAAGACTTATTACACGGTGGCGCGCATAAAACCAATCAGGTATTAGGCCAGGCCTTGTTGGCTAAACGTATGGGCAAAAAAGACATTATTGCTGAAACCGGTGCCGGTCAGCATGGTGTAGCTACAGCACTCGCCTGTGCTTTATTAGGCCTGAATTGCAAAATTTATATGGGTGCTAAAGATATTGACCGTCAGCAGCCGAACGTATTTAGGATGAAGCTGATGGGCGCGACCGTTATTCCTGTTACAGCAGGTTCTGGCACCTTAAAAGATGCAGTCAATGAAGCCATGCGTGACTGGTCTGGCAGTTATGCCACCAGCCATTATTTATTAGGTACTGCGGCTGGCCCTCACCCATTCCCGACTATAGTGCGCGAATTCCAGAAAATGATTGGTGAAGAAGCCAAACAACAAATTCTTGCAGCTGAAGGTAAATTACCTGATGCGGTGCTGGCTTGTGTGGGTGGTGGCTCAAACGCTATTGGTATGTTCGCTGATTTCATCAAAGAAGAAGGTGTGCGCTTAATTGGTATTGAACCAGGTGGTATGGGCATTGAAACCCATCAGCACGGTGCGGCATTAAGTACAGGCAGCTTTGGTATTCTGCACGGCGCTTACACCGCTATTATGCAAACCAAAGATGGTCAGATTGAAGAGTCCTACTCTGTTTCTGCTGGTTTAGACTATCCGGCTGTTGGGCCACAACATACCTATTTGCAAAGCATAGGCCGCGCTGAATATGTGGCGATTAACGACGATGAAGCCTTAGCAGCTTTCCAGCATCTGGCGAAATCTGAAGGTATTATCCCGGCACTTGAAAGCTCACATGCTTTAGCTCATGCGCTAAAAATGGCTGCTGCTGCCACAGAACCTCTGGTGCTTTTAGTCAACTTATCAGGTCGTGGTGACAAAGATTTAAATCACGTCTACTCAATTATTGGCGAAGCCCATATCAAACCAAACAACATGGCAGATCGCAGCTAA
- the trpCF gene encoding bifunctional indole-3-glycerol-phosphate synthase TrpC/phosphoribosylanthranilate isomerase TrpF, whose translation MANVLTTIIDHKKLEVAERKQKLPLAQFQQLVQPSQRNFLKALQQKGPGFILECKKASPSKGLIRSPFDLEEICAAYGQYADCISVLTDEKFFQGSYDYLAKVRAKVNQPLLHKDFIIDAYQIYLGRLQGSDAVLLMLSVLNDLEYLELAAVAKSLNLTVLTEVSNESETLRAVALGAELIGINNRDLRTLDTNLETSFKLARLIPKGITIVSESGIYSSQQVRQLAKVADAYLVGSSLMAQADLANACRSLIRGEHKVCGLTRAEDSKAVYANGAYFGGLIFYPKSPRFVTVEHAKVVQQGAPALHYVGVFVDEAVETVAAIARDLKLAAVQLHGDESDLYLQKLRPLLPKTTEIWKAYRVQHKLPELSRYADRYLLDAYHPEQAGGTGQQFDWQLLDEQLLDKKVMLAGGLNPDNVVAALKHQVLAVDLNSGLESAPGMKDAGKIQHAFVNIREFSHD comes from the coding sequence ATGGCTAATGTGTTAACCACTATTATCGATCACAAAAAACTGGAAGTGGCAGAGCGCAAGCAAAAACTGCCACTGGCGCAGTTTCAGCAACTGGTGCAACCCAGCCAACGTAATTTTTTAAAGGCTCTGCAGCAAAAAGGCCCAGGTTTTATTCTGGAATGCAAAAAAGCTTCGCCTTCTAAAGGTTTAATTCGCAGCCCTTTTGATTTAGAAGAAATTTGTGCCGCTTATGGTCAATATGCTGACTGTATTTCTGTGCTGACCGACGAGAAGTTTTTTCAGGGCAGTTACGATTATCTGGCGAAAGTAAGAGCCAAAGTAAACCAGCCTTTGCTGCATAAAGATTTTATTATCGACGCCTATCAGATTTACCTTGGCCGTTTGCAGGGCTCTGATGCTGTGCTTTTGATGTTATCTGTACTGAATGATCTGGAATATCTGGAGCTCGCCGCTGTTGCGAAAAGCTTAAATCTGACGGTACTGACCGAAGTCAGTAACGAGTCAGAAACCTTAAGAGCTGTGGCTTTAGGTGCAGAGCTAATTGGTATCAATAACCGCGACTTACGTACTTTAGATACCAACTTAGAAACCAGTTTCAAGCTCGCTCGTCTGATCCCTAAAGGTATTACTATCGTATCCGAATCAGGCATTTACAGCTCGCAGCAGGTACGGCAGCTGGCCAAAGTGGCTGATGCTTATCTGGTGGGCAGTTCGTTAATGGCACAAGCTGATTTGGCTAATGCCTGTCGCTCACTGATCCGGGGCGAACATAAGGTCTGTGGTTTAACCCGCGCAGAGGACAGCAAGGCTGTATATGCCAATGGTGCTTATTTTGGCGGTCTGATTTTTTATCCAAAATCACCCCGTTTTGTCACAGTAGAGCATGCTAAAGTTGTGCAACAAGGCGCACCAGCGCTGCATTACGTCGGTGTTTTTGTTGATGAAGCAGTAGAGACAGTGGCTGCAATAGCACGGGATTTAAAACTGGCCGCAGTGCAGCTGCACGGTGATGAATCCGACTTGTATTTACAAAAACTGCGACCTTTATTGCCTAAAACTACAGAGATTTGGAAAGCCTACCGCGTGCAACACAAGCTGCCCGAACTAAGTCGTTATGCCGACCGTTATTTGCTCGATGCTTATCATCCAGAGCAGGCGGGCGGCACAGGGCAACAATTTGACTGGCAATTATTGGACGAACAACTGCTGGATAAAAAAGTGATGCTGGCTGGAGGTTTAAATCCGGACAATGTCGTTGCAGCACTGAAACATCAGGTACTGGCCGTGGATCTTAATTCTGGCCTCGAATCCGCTCCCGGCATGAAAGATGCGGGCAAAATTCAACACGCATTTGTGAACATCAGAGAATTCAGTCATGACTAA
- the trpD gene encoding anthranilate phosphoribosyltransferase: MSQPILELVQKSLKGEALSFEQSHAFFSAVVKGEVEPVLLTALLVALKMRGETADEIAGAAAAMRAAATEFPATVAGAIDCCGTGGDGSNTINISSTAALVAASMGLPVAKHGNRSVSSQSGSADLLEQLGINIQMNPEAAANALSQSNSSFLFAPLYHAGIKHAMPVRTALKSRTIFNLLGPLINPAKPDYQLLGVYDPALTPVMAAALQQLGVKAAWVVHGSGCDEIALHGVTNVSAVTSEGAIEHFELTPADFGLPQISLSELTGGSPADNAAATLAILQGTGKTAHNQAVAANVAAMLHISGANKERQDLKQLTQSVLEHLASGQAFSTLTQLRELSHG; the protein is encoded by the coding sequence ATGAGTCAGCCAATTTTAGAACTAGTACAAAAAAGCCTGAAAGGTGAAGCCTTGTCCTTTGAGCAAAGCCATGCTTTTTTCAGTGCCGTAGTCAAAGGTGAGGTCGAGCCGGTGTTGTTAACAGCGCTTTTAGTGGCGCTGAAAATGCGTGGCGAAACAGCCGATGAAATTGCAGGAGCTGCCGCTGCTATGCGCGCTGCCGCTACTGAATTTCCGGCTACTGTTGCAGGCGCCATAGATTGTTGTGGCACAGGTGGTGACGGCTCCAACACCATCAATATTTCCAGCACTGCAGCTCTTGTGGCAGCCAGTATGGGATTGCCAGTGGCCAAACATGGCAACAGAAGCGTATCCTCTCAGTCCGGTTCGGCAGACTTGCTGGAGCAATTGGGCATCAATATTCAAATGAACCCAGAAGCAGCAGCCAATGCCTTAAGTCAAAGCAACAGCAGCTTCTTATTTGCGCCTTTGTACCATGCAGGCATTAAGCATGCGATGCCAGTGCGTACAGCCTTAAAAAGCCGCACCATTTTTAACTTATTAGGGCCACTGATTAACCCGGCTAAACCTGATTATCAGTTGCTTGGCGTCTACGATCCGGCCTTAACGCCAGTGATGGCAGCAGCATTGCAGCAACTGGGTGTAAAAGCCGCCTGGGTAGTGCATGGCAGCGGCTGTGATGAAATAGCTTTGCATGGTGTAACTAACGTCAGCGCTGTCACCAGCGAAGGCGCTATTGAACATTTTGAACTGACGCCTGCTGATTTTGGTTTACCTCAAATCAGCCTGAGCGAATTAACAGGTGGCAGCCCGGCTGACAATGCTGCAGCCACATTAGCGATTTTACAGGGCACTGGCAAAACAGCGCACAATCAGGCGGTGGCGGCTAATGTAGCGGCAATGCTGCATATCAGTGGCGCAAATAAAGAGCGTCAAGATTTAAAACAGCTAACCCAATCTGTACTGGAACATTTAGCTTCAGGACAGGCTTTTTCGACATTGACGCAGTTAAGGGAACTTAGTCATGGCTAA
- a CDS encoding aminodeoxychorismate/anthranilate synthase component II, translating to MSVVYLLDNLDSFSYNLVDEVAQLGFSLKLYRNTVPAAYIFEKMQQEQQPVVLLLSPGPGAPSEAGSMPELIALCAGKFPMLGICLGHQALVEHYGGVVGRAGETVHGKTSIIELTDHPVFGTLPKQFHVARYHSLMATEVPDSLQVIAAYQHIPMAIVHEEHKALGYQFHPESILTTLGKPLLKQSLDYLMKSPMSLGATA from the coding sequence ATGAGTGTTGTGTATCTTTTAGATAATTTAGATTCGTTCAGCTACAACCTGGTGGATGAAGTGGCGCAATTAGGTTTTAGTTTAAAGTTGTACCGTAATACGGTGCCCGCTGCTTATATCTTTGAAAAAATGCAGCAGGAACAACAGCCTGTAGTGTTGTTATTATCGCCAGGCCCAGGCGCACCTTCAGAAGCTGGTTCCATGCCGGAGCTTATCGCACTCTGTGCTGGCAAATTCCCCATGCTGGGCATTTGTTTAGGCCATCAGGCATTGGTTGAACATTATGGCGGCGTGGTCGGTCGTGCCGGCGAAACCGTACATGGTAAAACTTCTATTATTGAGCTGACTGATCACCCGGTGTTTGGCACTTTACCTAAACAATTCCATGTCGCCCGTTATCACTCTTTAATGGCAACTGAAGTGCCGGATTCGTTGCAGGTGATCGCGGCCTATCAGCATATTCCTATGGCCATAGTGCATGAAGAGCACAAAGCTTTAGGTTACCAGTTCCACCCTGAGTCTATTCTGACCACTTTAGGTAAACCTTTGCTAAAACAAAGTCTGGACTACTTAATGAAAAGCCCAATGAGCTTGGGAGCAACAGCATGA
- a CDS encoding anthranilate synthase component 1: MNLQQITTTTGQVASFSQTLSIQPDPLQSFRALTSQGQMALLLESAEIDSKNSLKSLMLIDAALRIECNALQVQIEALTDNGKTLLPYLASLLQGKAELDLSSNQLRVQFAKADPLLDEESRLLLPNSLTVLRLLQQQLQNNSDEPLAIFLGGVIGYDLVAMVEDLPQVPAAENQCPDYLFYLAETLLVVDHQAGNSRLIGNVFCGTQAQQQYFVIGQRLSELQQLLQQSTDTTTATEPAAKAEVKVDISDADFVAQVEALKHNIVAGDVFQVVPSRCFSLPCPDPQAAYAKLKQQNPSPYMFYLQDRNFSLFGASPESALKYEAKTAQVEIYPIAGTRRRGFAANGSIDRDLDSRIELELRQDEKEKAEHLMLVDLARNDVARISVPGSRYVKELLKVDRYSYVMHLVSRVVGTLKPELDALHAYQACMNMGTLVGAPKVRAAELIRGVEKKRRGSYGGAVGYLACNGDFDSCIVIRSAYVQNGMAYIQAGAGVVYDSVAQAEADETRSKAQAVINAIQSAGASV, translated from the coding sequence ATGAATTTACAGCAAATTACAACCACCACAGGGCAAGTGGCCAGTTTCAGCCAAACCCTGAGCATTCAGCCTGATCCGCTGCAAAGCTTTAGGGCCTTAACCAGCCAGGGCCAAATGGCGTTGTTACTTGAATCAGCAGAAATTGACAGCAAAAACAGTTTAAAAAGTCTGATGCTGATTGATGCCGCTTTGCGCATTGAATGCAATGCGTTACAGGTGCAGATTGAAGCTTTAACCGACAACGGTAAAACCCTGCTTCCTTATCTGGCGTCTTTGCTGCAAGGCAAAGCAGAACTTGATTTGTCATCCAACCAACTCAGAGTACAGTTTGCCAAAGCTGACCCACTGCTTGATGAAGAAAGCCGCTTATTGCTGCCTAACTCACTGACTGTTTTGCGTTTACTGCAACAACAGCTACAGAACAATAGTGACGAGCCACTGGCGATCTTTTTAGGTGGAGTTATTGGTTACGACTTAGTGGCTATGGTAGAAGACTTACCCCAGGTGCCCGCAGCTGAAAACCAATGCCCTGACTACCTGTTTTATCTGGCTGAAACCTTATTAGTAGTGGATCATCAGGCAGGCAATAGCCGTCTGATTGGTAATGTGTTTTGTGGCACTCAAGCCCAGCAGCAGTATTTTGTTATAGGTCAGCGTTTATCCGAACTGCAGCAGTTATTACAGCAATCAACGGATACAACAACAGCAACAGAGCCAGCAGCCAAAGCTGAAGTCAAAGTAGATATCAGTGATGCCGACTTTGTCGCACAAGTCGAAGCTCTGAAACACAACATCGTAGCTGGAGATGTATTTCAGGTAGTACCATCACGCTGTTTCAGCCTGCCTTGCCCTGATCCACAAGCGGCTTATGCCAAACTGAAACAACAAAATCCAAGCCCTTATATGTTTTACCTGCAGGATAGAAACTTCAGCCTGTTTGGTGCATCTCCTGAGTCGGCGTTGAAATATGAAGCAAAAACAGCACAAGTAGAGATCTACCCTATAGCAGGCACCCGTCGCCGTGGTTTTGCCGCCAATGGCAGTATTGATCGCGACTTAGACAGCCGCATTGAGCTGGAACTGCGTCAGGACGAAAAAGAGAAAGCCGAACATTTAATGTTGGTCGATTTAGCCCGTAACGACGTAGCCCGTATCAGTGTGCCGGGCAGTCGTTATGTCAAAGAGCTGCTGAAAGTAGACCGTTACTCTTACGTGATGCATTTAGTGTCGCGTGTGGTCGGCACCTTAAAACCTGAACTGGACGCTTTGCATGCCTATCAGGCCTGCATGAATATGGGCACTTTAGTGGGTGCGCCAAAAGTGCGTGCAGCAGAGCTTATTCGTGGTGTCGAGAAAAAACGCCGTGGCAGTTATGGTGGCGCAGTAGGTTATTTGGCATGCAATGGTGATTTTGACAGCTGCATAGTCATTCGTTCGGCTTATGTGCAAAACGGCATGGCTTATATTCAGGCCGGTGCCGGTGTGGTGTACGACAGCGTAGCGCAAGCTGAAGCCGATGAAACCCGCAGTAAAGCTCAGGCTGTTATTAATGCTATTCAATCCGCAGGAGCTTCAGTATGA